One segment of Rhodopirellula baltica SH 1 DNA contains the following:
- a CDS encoding DUF1598 domain-containing protein — protein MAAGRNPIDVGPHSHPRRSSLQKNPPMRLIDRHSRIRTLASFAFAAFMAIALVPSSFGQDGGGGGGDVTNNFGSQPAGVDVDAAGVLKVRTIDPRLARQHWMQSRANAAPGEAMESSELRKVSLNRLEAAISEYVDADRPLPAEMLAMAGLTSVQYVFFYPDTNDIVLAGPAEGYVADATDRFVGMQSGRPSVLLEDVVVALRAFPPQGKPARVISVSIDPTPEGLQRMQQFLVQVGGRAGRGDTQQLVRGLKQNLGLQTVTIEGIPAASHFARVLVEADYRMKLIGIGLEQLPVPVRSYVSRTNPVSVSANSMERWYFQPNYDGVSVSEDNLAMRINERGVQLVGANERVQGDGARVGTGRVNRASQAFTKEFTEKYNQIADRVRVYAELRQLIDLSIAAAYIHEQDFYGQANWSMPVLGDEGKVSVQTYTAPEKVETAVNAIWRGNTLMTPLGGGVNVQPRIALKKDHVTIDTEGQHVQVKQSSGPDQLAPGQWWWD, from the coding sequence TTGGCTGCCGGTCGGAATCCGATCGATGTCGGCCCTCATTCTCACCCTCGACGTTCTTCTCTGCAAAAGAATCCACCGATGCGACTGATCGATCGCCATTCTCGAATTCGCACCTTGGCCAGTTTCGCGTTCGCAGCGTTCATGGCGATTGCGTTGGTTCCCTCCAGCTTCGGCCAAGACGGTGGCGGCGGTGGCGGTGATGTCACGAACAACTTTGGCAGCCAGCCTGCTGGTGTGGACGTCGATGCCGCGGGCGTTTTGAAAGTTCGAACCATCGATCCCCGTTTGGCTCGCCAACATTGGATGCAATCGCGAGCCAACGCGGCTCCCGGCGAAGCGATGGAATCGAGCGAACTGCGGAAGGTTTCGCTGAATCGTTTGGAAGCCGCCATTTCCGAATATGTCGACGCCGATCGTCCACTTCCCGCTGAAATGCTCGCGATGGCCGGCCTGACCTCCGTCCAGTACGTGTTCTTCTACCCTGACACCAACGACATCGTTTTGGCAGGCCCAGCCGAAGGTTATGTCGCTGACGCAACGGACCGCTTCGTCGGGATGCAGTCGGGACGTCCAAGCGTTCTTTTGGAAGACGTCGTTGTCGCTCTTCGAGCCTTCCCACCACAAGGCAAACCCGCTCGAGTGATCTCAGTCTCGATCGATCCGACCCCGGAAGGCCTGCAGCGGATGCAGCAGTTTCTCGTTCAAGTCGGTGGGCGCGCCGGCCGCGGAGACACACAGCAACTCGTTCGTGGACTCAAGCAGAACCTCGGTCTGCAAACAGTCACCATTGAAGGCATCCCAGCGGCCAGCCACTTCGCTCGCGTGTTGGTCGAGGCCGACTACCGAATGAAGTTGATCGGCATCGGTTTGGAGCAACTGCCCGTTCCAGTCCGCAGCTATGTGTCACGCACCAACCCGGTCAGTGTTTCAGCAAATTCAATGGAACGTTGGTACTTCCAACCCAACTACGACGGTGTGTCCGTTAGCGAAGACAACTTGGCGATGCGAATCAACGAACGTGGTGTTCAGTTGGTCGGTGCTAATGAACGCGTTCAAGGTGACGGTGCTCGTGTTGGAACCGGACGCGTGAATCGTGCCAGCCAAGCGTTCACGAAAGAGTTCACCGAGAAGTACAACCAAATCGCTGACCGCGTTCGCGTTTACGCTGAGTTGCGTCAGTTGATCGATTTGTCGATCGCGGCGGCTTACATCCACGAGCAAGACTTCTACGGTCAAGCTAACTGGTCGATGCCTGTTTTGGGTGACGAAGGCAAGGTCAGCGTCCAGACATACACAGCACCTGAAAAGGTCGAAACCGCTGTCAATGCGATCTGGCGAGGCAACACTTTGATGACTCCTTTGGGAGGCGGTGTGAACGTCCAGCCACGGATTGCACTGAAGAAAGACCACGTCACAATCGACACCGAAGGCCAGCACGTGCAGGTCAAACAATCCTCGGGGCCAGATCAGCTGGCGCCCGGCCAATGGTGGTGGGACTGA
- a CDS encoding glycerophosphodiester phosphodiesterase, which yields MTSIETTFFAAATRFAAAFSFVVCLGFGSLENLRGNENTVKAKPLPMIVAHRGASYTAPENTVSAFNLAWEENADAIEGDFYLSADGEIVCLHDKTTARTAPGSPSLKVAEATLQQLRKLDVGAWKHERYAGERIPTLKEVIATVPDGKGIFIEIKCGPEILPILKQQLEECSLKPEQITIICFNDEVVRQAREMMPYEANWLTSYKKQLTGGWKPSLVSVTDQLKSTNASGFGTQVKPELVGSVLNEAFCDAVRDIGCGMHGWTIDDAKVAKRLVELDFVSITTNRPAYIRDALKK from the coding sequence ATGACTTCGATTGAGACAACCTTCTTCGCCGCCGCGACTCGTTTCGCGGCGGCGTTTTCTTTTGTTGTATGCCTCGGTTTTGGCTCGCTCGAGAATTTGCGAGGGAACGAGAACACGGTGAAAGCCAAGCCTTTGCCGATGATTGTCGCGCACCGTGGTGCGTCCTACACCGCCCCGGAAAACACGGTGTCCGCATTCAATCTGGCTTGGGAAGAGAACGCCGACGCAATTGAAGGCGACTTCTATTTGTCGGCTGATGGAGAGATCGTCTGTTTGCACGACAAGACAACGGCCCGCACCGCACCTGGATCGCCGTCGCTCAAGGTCGCTGAAGCAACCCTGCAGCAACTTCGCAAGTTGGACGTGGGTGCCTGGAAGCACGAGCGATACGCCGGCGAACGCATCCCAACTTTGAAGGAAGTCATCGCCACGGTACCCGATGGGAAAGGAATCTTCATCGAAATTAAATGTGGACCCGAGATCCTGCCAATCTTGAAGCAACAATTGGAAGAATGCTCGCTCAAGCCTGAGCAAATTACGATCATCTGCTTCAACGATGAGGTCGTCCGCCAGGCTCGAGAGATGATGCCTTACGAAGCGAATTGGTTGACTTCGTACAAGAAGCAATTGACGGGAGGCTGGAAACCAAGCCTTGTCAGCGTGACTGATCAATTGAAGTCAACGAACGCCTCCGGATTTGGGACTCAGGTCAAACCTGAACTGGTCGGCTCGGTTCTCAACGAAGCGTTCTGCGACGCCGTTCGTGACATCGGTTGCGGAATGCACGGTTGGACAATCGACGATGCCAAGGTTGCCAAGCGGTTGGTCGAGCTCGACTTCGTCAGCATCACGACCAATCGTCCGGCCTACATTCGAGACGCTTTGAAGAAGTGA
- a CDS encoding Gfo/Idh/MocA family protein produces MRHAKDRRSFLKSTTIAGTAITLSAMQYSRVYGANERLQIASVGTGGKGWSDLLGVAASPNVDVVGLCDIDSSAKHLGQAAEKFSSARQYDDWRRLLDESGDVQGVLVSTPDFMHAPISLPAMQLGKHVFCQKPLTHTVMEARQMRKAAKKHGVVTQMCNQIQSHSAYRTAVHLIHEGMIGKVKEVHSWQGGQPSWPRHIPRPSGNDPVPSHVRWDLWQGVAMERPYKIGMYHPFNWRGWQAYGTGQLGDFGCHILDPVFKALQIESPTKLTAEAPELMPETWTDRSTVRYEFPGTKYTAESTLPVTWYDAVGVSPPRERLGHIPVDAKLPGAGSVLVGEKGSLVIPHVAMPQLYMADQTLAENLPVISSVDHYTQWADACRGGAETTSHFDYAGPLTEAVLLGTIGIRFPGQELHWDTDSMQITNHAEAQRWITKPYRKGWEPAWV; encoded by the coding sequence GTGCGTCATGCCAAGGATCGTCGTTCCTTCTTAAAGTCCACTACAATCGCAGGAACTGCGATCACGCTCTCTGCGATGCAATACTCGCGTGTCTACGGTGCAAACGAACGTTTGCAAATCGCGAGTGTCGGAACCGGCGGCAAAGGTTGGAGCGATTTGCTTGGTGTTGCAGCGAGCCCGAATGTCGATGTGGTCGGACTTTGTGACATCGATAGCTCGGCAAAACACCTCGGACAGGCAGCCGAAAAGTTTTCCTCTGCACGCCAATACGATGATTGGCGGAGATTGCTTGACGAAAGCGGTGATGTCCAGGGCGTATTGGTTTCGACACCAGACTTCATGCATGCACCAATTTCTCTGCCCGCGATGCAGTTGGGCAAACATGTCTTCTGCCAAAAACCGCTGACGCACACGGTGATGGAAGCCCGGCAAATGCGGAAGGCAGCGAAGAAGCATGGCGTGGTCACCCAAATGTGCAACCAAATCCAATCACACTCAGCCTATCGAACGGCAGTCCACCTGATTCACGAAGGCATGATTGGCAAAGTCAAAGAGGTGCACTCTTGGCAGGGCGGTCAGCCTTCTTGGCCGCGTCACATTCCACGCCCCAGCGGAAACGATCCGGTGCCTTCTCATGTTCGATGGGATCTTTGGCAGGGCGTCGCGATGGAGCGTCCGTACAAAATCGGGATGTATCACCCATTCAATTGGCGTGGTTGGCAGGCTTATGGCACCGGGCAGTTGGGTGACTTTGGTTGCCACATTTTGGATCCGGTGTTCAAAGCGTTGCAAATCGAATCGCCGACCAAGTTGACGGCCGAAGCACCCGAACTGATGCCGGAGACCTGGACGGATCGATCGACTGTGCGGTATGAGTTCCCCGGAACAAAATACACGGCTGAGTCCACGCTGCCGGTCACCTGGTATGACGCAGTGGGGGTATCGCCGCCGCGAGAACGATTGGGGCATATTCCAGTCGATGCAAAGTTGCCAGGCGCTGGATCGGTTCTAGTTGGCGAAAAAGGATCGTTGGTGATCCCTCATGTCGCGATGCCGCAACTCTACATGGCGGATCAAACGTTGGCGGAAAACTTGCCGGTGATTTCGTCGGTCGACCACTACACTCAATGGGCGGACGCTTGTCGCGGAGGTGCCGAAACGACTTCCCACTTTGACTATGCCGGCCCGCTAACCGAAGCGGTGTTGCTAGGAACAATCGGGATCCGTTTCCCAGGTCAAGAGTTGCACTGGGACACCGACTCGATGCAAATCACAAATCACGCCGAAGCACAGCGGTGGATCACGAAACCCTATCGCAAAGGCTGGGAGCCCGCCTGGGTCTAG
- a CDS encoding outer membrane protein assembly factor BamB family protein, which yields MNEVPSESNEGTPNVSTEQSATGHPAGDQSASVLKPLRIWPAVVLLLGMAIARFVPGMVEDAPIMLLMVAVIGPVILGGLIWLWWLTFSRASTKERLVGFFGALMIAGGCIYSLDETMIGPGIMMVAVPFGTAAFGIGAVLLSRWLSFGRTIIVLLLTLCGFGYATLLRNEGMWGNFALDLHWRWEPTAEELMLADRSDAPTSDVVSSSDEMDEWLTNPQWPQFRGPEGVSQQHGPPMLTDWSTKKPELVWKVPVGPGWSSFAVAGNLLFTQEQRGEKETVVCYTADAGKEVWAQEIESRFFDPLGGPGPRATPTLSGGSIFAQGASGQLQRLYAKSGEKVWEVDLREVADREPPMWGFSSSPLVVGSVVVVHAGGKGDKGTLAFDVESGDLKWSAAAGDHSYSSAQLLTLSGEKYVVMFTNAGMNVLDPATGESRCDYDWKLDGYSAVQPQVYSDGMVVLASQEETRCLEMTPTESGFAVEERWSSRKLKPDFNDFVIHDGHAYGFDAEIFTCIDLESGKRNWKRGRYGKGQVLMLADLDVLLVVSERGEIVLLEANPSKHQELSTFQAIEGKTWNHPVVIGDRLYVRNSQEAACYQLPMEAEPEVLASTLSK from the coding sequence ATGAACGAAGTTCCATCTGAATCCAACGAAGGCACCCCCAACGTCTCAACCGAGCAATCGGCGACGGGGCATCCTGCGGGTGACCAATCTGCCAGCGTTCTCAAACCGTTACGGATTTGGCCCGCCGTGGTGTTGTTGCTGGGTATGGCAATCGCTCGTTTTGTCCCAGGAATGGTGGAAGACGCACCGATCATGCTGCTGATGGTTGCGGTGATTGGTCCAGTGATCCTGGGCGGATTGATATGGCTGTGGTGGCTGACGTTCAGTCGCGCCTCCACGAAAGAACGTCTGGTTGGATTCTTTGGTGCATTGATGATTGCCGGCGGGTGCATTTATTCGCTGGACGAGACAATGATTGGACCCGGCATCATGATGGTCGCCGTTCCATTCGGGACAGCAGCGTTTGGAATTGGTGCTGTGCTATTGAGCCGATGGCTTTCGTTCGGCCGGACAATCATCGTCTTGCTTCTGACGCTTTGCGGATTTGGATATGCCACTTTGCTGCGTAACGAAGGGATGTGGGGCAACTTCGCGTTGGATTTGCATTGGCGATGGGAGCCAACCGCAGAAGAATTGATGTTGGCTGATCGATCTGATGCGCCGACCAGTGATGTGGTGAGTTCGTCGGATGAGATGGACGAATGGCTCACCAATCCGCAGTGGCCTCAGTTTCGTGGGCCTGAGGGAGTGAGCCAGCAACATGGACCGCCGATGCTGACGGATTGGTCAACAAAGAAGCCCGAATTGGTTTGGAAGGTCCCCGTTGGTCCTGGATGGTCGTCATTTGCGGTTGCGGGAAACCTGTTGTTCACCCAGGAACAACGTGGCGAGAAAGAAACGGTCGTTTGTTACACAGCGGACGCTGGGAAAGAGGTTTGGGCCCAGGAAATTGAATCGCGATTCTTCGATCCGCTCGGAGGTCCAGGTCCCCGAGCAACACCGACGCTGTCCGGCGGAAGTATCTTTGCGCAAGGTGCGAGCGGACAGTTGCAACGGTTGTATGCGAAGAGTGGCGAAAAAGTTTGGGAAGTGGATTTGCGAGAAGTGGCTGACCGGGAGCCTCCGATGTGGGGATTTTCATCTTCACCATTGGTTGTCGGCTCGGTTGTGGTCGTTCACGCGGGAGGAAAAGGCGACAAGGGAACACTCGCGTTTGACGTCGAGTCAGGTGATCTGAAATGGTCCGCCGCGGCCGGCGACCATTCCTACAGCTCGGCGCAGTTGTTGACGCTTTCGGGCGAAAAGTACGTGGTCATGTTCACCAATGCCGGAATGAATGTTCTTGATCCAGCAACCGGCGAATCGCGATGCGACTACGATTGGAAATTGGATGGCTACAGCGCCGTGCAGCCTCAGGTTTACTCGGACGGAATGGTTGTTTTGGCCAGCCAGGAGGAAACACGGTGCCTCGAGATGACTCCGACGGAAAGTGGTTTCGCGGTCGAGGAACGCTGGTCATCGCGAAAGTTAAAGCCCGACTTCAACGACTTTGTGATTCATGACGGTCACGCTTACGGTTTTGACGCAGAAATCTTCACCTGCATTGACTTGGAATCCGGCAAACGAAATTGGAAACGTGGACGGTACGGCAAAGGGCAAGTATTGATGCTGGCGGACTTGGATGTGCTGTTGGTTGTCAGTGAGCGAGGTGAGATTGTTTTGTTGGAGGCGAACCCGTCAAAGCATCAAGAATTGTCGACGTTTCAGGCAATTGAGGGCAAAACGTGGAACCACCCGGTCGTCATTGGTGATCGATTGTATGTCCGCAATTCGCAAGAAGCAGCTTGCTATCAATTGCCAATGGAAGCTGAACCGGAGGTGCTGGCCAGCACGCTTTCGAAGTGA
- a CDS encoding CvfB family protein — MYKAAADGFAGTPNMMIEIGGTYDLEVVKQTDFGVFLDAGDLGEILLPKKHTPEGLSPGDIVEVFLYSDSEDRPIATTQVPKAEVGEFAYLEVKENTPVGAFLDWGLDKDVLVPFAEQHRPMVLGKSYIVFLYLDNQDRITATSKIDKYVSNDPDHGFYAQQAVELIIANSTEMGYKAIIDQSHWGLLYNDDVDERISFGQTIQGYVKHVRADGKIDLSLKSGQQIRDNYSQVIEDYLRDHGGFAPVHDKSPSEKISGLFGMSKKQFKKAIGGLYKQKIIAIEDDGIRLV; from the coding sequence ATGTACAAAGCTGCTGCTGATGGATTTGCTGGAACACCAAACATGATGATCGAAATCGGCGGCACGTATGATTTGGAAGTGGTCAAGCAAACCGACTTTGGCGTGTTTTTGGACGCCGGCGATTTGGGGGAGATTCTGCTTCCTAAAAAGCACACCCCCGAAGGTCTGAGTCCCGGCGACATCGTCGAAGTCTTTCTTTATTCGGACTCCGAAGACCGCCCCATCGCGACCACCCAAGTTCCCAAGGCCGAGGTTGGCGAATTTGCCTATCTAGAAGTCAAAGAAAACACGCCGGTGGGTGCGTTCTTGGACTGGGGATTGGACAAAGACGTGTTGGTGCCTTTTGCAGAACAGCACCGGCCGATGGTCTTGGGGAAGTCCTACATCGTTTTTTTGTACTTGGACAACCAAGACCGAATCACGGCAACGTCCAAGATCGACAAATACGTGAGCAACGATCCCGATCACGGTTTCTACGCTCAGCAGGCGGTCGAGTTGATCATCGCCAACAGCACTGAGATGGGATACAAGGCGATCATCGATCAGAGTCATTGGGGATTGCTCTACAATGATGACGTGGACGAACGAATCAGTTTTGGCCAAACGATCCAAGGCTATGTCAAACACGTCCGTGCTGATGGCAAAATCGATCTGAGCCTAAAAAGTGGTCAACAAATACGAGATAACTACAGCCAGGTCATCGAAGATTATTTGCGTGATCACGGTGGATTTGCACCAGTGCACGATAAGTCGCCATCCGAAAAAATCTCGGGCTTATTCGGCATGAGCAAAAAGCAATTCAAAAAGGCGATTGGTGGCTTGTACAAGCAAAAAATCATCGCGATCGAGGACGACGGTATCCGGCTGGTCTGA
- a CDS encoding sigma-70 family RNA polymerase sigma factor, translated as MQRKEFAKLVLEHQAQLRMFVRMLGAMPDAVDDLAQDAFVVAYERIDTLDDMENAGPWLRSIARNLVRNELRKSSRRRRVVNASLSEAMLAMSNEPVTGPWSEDWFTALRACVDRLPGHGRALVNGRYTRGQNATQLANETEMTPVAVRQALSRLRGLLRTCVESRLAEAST; from the coding sequence ATGCAACGAAAAGAATTCGCCAAACTTGTGCTGGAACATCAGGCTCAACTGCGGATGTTTGTCCGCATGCTCGGCGCGATGCCCGACGCGGTGGATGATCTGGCCCAAGATGCGTTTGTGGTTGCATACGAGCGAATTGATACGCTGGATGACATGGAAAACGCGGGGCCATGGCTGCGATCGATCGCTCGAAATTTGGTCCGCAACGAGCTGCGGAAAAGCTCTCGTCGACGCCGGGTCGTCAATGCATCGCTCAGCGAAGCGATGTTGGCAATGTCGAACGAACCAGTCACCGGTCCGTGGTCCGAAGATTGGTTCACCGCGCTTCGGGCATGCGTCGATCGACTGCCGGGTCACGGTCGAGCCTTGGTCAATGGCCGGTACACGCGTGGACAGAACGCGACTCAGTTGGCGAATGAGACCGAGATGACACCGGTCGCCGTTCGCCAGGCTTTGTCGCGTCTGCGTGGTTTGCTTCGGACTTGTGTTGAATCACGTTTGGCGGAGGCGTCAACATGA
- a CDS encoding LamG-like jellyroll fold domain-containing protein has product MSEQKREQDFDQQLSHLLDGELTEAEVDRLAKSLATDETLRRRFCDQVEMDEGLAIVVREDRAGERFSQLLEQRLDAESQKFDFLHGVLDRSSLNTARNQLQRWAPLAAVAIAACLMVAFLIGMWAGQKSGSRNAESVAKRISVPAPATDSEPVDASVALLKRTVNVEWQDDSALRMGDSVSANETLDLKSGWVQLQFFRGATLTLEGPAKLEIRDPNLVVLHEGNAWASVPVPARGFTVLTSETKIVDLGTEFGVSASIDGRTEVHVFDGLVELHDPSVRDDTASLRELVTGQSISVDGNGNAVSNEQQVAKMPSESFLQPDREEAWQQRIERWESWSTKIRNDPRVLMYYDFASPAETSSNASPTILPNLASGKKNADGSIIGCAWSEGRWPGKSALDFKRPSDRVRFHLDGEYKSITLAAWVRVDGLDRLLSSLLLTDGWDEGEVHWQFDRSGQLGLSVGQVPGVAWRYTPPLVDLTTLGQWIHVASVFDGSTQTVRHYFNGRRVPCEGDLRYDGPIRIGDAELCNWGRPVDQNSHAIRNFNGRMDEFLMLSDALDEAEIMEIYHAGNPTF; this is encoded by the coding sequence ATGAGCGAACAAAAACGCGAACAAGATTTCGATCAGCAATTGAGCCATTTGCTCGATGGCGAACTCACCGAGGCGGAAGTGGATCGGTTGGCAAAGTCGCTGGCGACCGACGAAACGTTGCGACGGCGTTTCTGCGACCAAGTTGAAATGGATGAGGGACTTGCGATCGTGGTTCGCGAAGACCGGGCAGGCGAAAGATTTTCTCAATTGTTGGAGCAGCGTTTGGATGCAGAGTCGCAGAAGTTTGACTTTCTCCACGGCGTCCTGGATCGGTCGAGTTTGAACACGGCACGAAACCAGCTTCAACGCTGGGCTCCGCTGGCGGCGGTCGCGATTGCCGCCTGCTTGATGGTCGCGTTCTTGATTGGCATGTGGGCGGGGCAAAAATCCGGATCTCGCAACGCCGAATCAGTGGCGAAGCGTATTTCGGTGCCAGCGCCAGCGACTGATTCTGAACCGGTTGACGCTTCTGTGGCATTGTTGAAGCGAACGGTCAATGTCGAGTGGCAAGACGATTCTGCTCTTCGGATGGGCGACTCCGTTTCAGCGAACGAAACACTGGATTTGAAATCCGGATGGGTGCAGTTGCAGTTTTTCCGAGGGGCGACGTTGACTCTGGAAGGTCCCGCGAAGCTGGAAATTCGCGATCCAAATTTGGTCGTGCTGCATGAGGGAAACGCTTGGGCGAGCGTTCCAGTTCCGGCGCGAGGGTTCACCGTGCTAACATCGGAAACCAAGATTGTTGATCTTGGGACCGAGTTTGGTGTGTCCGCTTCGATTGACGGGCGGACCGAAGTTCACGTCTTTGATGGATTGGTGGAGTTGCATGATCCGTCAGTGAGAGACGATACCGCATCGCTGCGTGAGTTGGTCACCGGACAATCAATCAGCGTGGATGGGAATGGCAATGCGGTTTCGAATGAGCAGCAGGTTGCCAAGATGCCGTCTGAGTCTTTTCTTCAGCCAGATAGAGAAGAGGCTTGGCAACAAAGGATCGAGCGTTGGGAAAGTTGGAGTACCAAGATTCGTAACGACCCTCGTGTGCTGATGTACTACGACTTTGCGTCGCCGGCAGAAACTAGTTCGAACGCATCGCCAACCATTTTGCCAAACCTTGCGTCGGGCAAAAAGAACGCGGATGGTTCGATCATTGGATGTGCTTGGTCGGAGGGCCGTTGGCCGGGGAAGTCGGCCTTGGATTTCAAACGGCCGAGTGACCGGGTACGTTTCCATTTGGATGGCGAATACAAATCGATCACCTTGGCGGCTTGGGTCCGAGTCGATGGACTCGACCGCCTGCTCAGTTCGTTGTTGTTGACGGATGGATGGGACGAGGGTGAGGTTCATTGGCAATTCGATCGAAGCGGACAACTTGGTTTATCCGTAGGCCAGGTTCCCGGGGTGGCGTGGCGCTACACGCCACCGCTGGTCGATCTCACGACGCTTGGGCAATGGATCCACGTTGCCTCGGTATTCGATGGTTCCACCCAAACGGTGCGTCATTACTTCAACGGCCGTCGCGTACCCTGCGAAGGCGACCTTCGTTATGACGGGCCGATCCGAATCGGTGACGCAGAGTTGTGCAATTGGGGACGACCTGTTGACCAGAACTCTCATGCGATCAGAAACTTCAACGGTCGAATGGACGAGTTTTTGATGCTCAGTGATGCGTTGGACGAAGCGGAAATCATGGAAATCTATCATGCCGGAAATCCCACGTTCTAG